From the Longimicrobium sp. genome, one window contains:
- a CDS encoding HAMP domain-containing sensor histidine kinase encodes MRLRQRIVLTLVAITVILAIPAAYAYFSLNTVHRIARDLQLRDNVATSAVGSLRKNLEALQSADDNVVVLINISRDTAELWRQTADTAMMRGDGDIRILRDQARSHGAEYRQAVADAEAQWSMLKRIIRQEFSNLPFPSLEAQNEFRNRIVSPAYSRMGERLKPIEDAVDAEAQQRLQRATELANTSRNTTLIALALALGWTIVIGILMTRAMLRPIDELGRGMKIVAGGDFEPDVHIPTERSDEIGELARSFSTMTEQLTELDRLKAEFVSVASHEIKTPLSVIRGYVSLLADGIYGEVNDQQKKTLEAVSDQVDRLTRLVHRLLDISRFEAGGGRLELRRINVRDFLDELTSGFRVLAFQNGIDFTVHVADDVPVNIEGDADRLNEVLGNILSNAFKFTEHGGRISLVAERDGAGFRVEVRDTGVGIPADKLPRIFEKFYQVDGSAARSVGSGLGLAIAREIVEAHGGTITAESEVGKGTMFRVTLPERPPAPRAAEPHPVAVRR; translated from the coding sequence ATGAGGCTCCGGCAGCGCATCGTGCTGACGCTGGTCGCGATCACGGTGATCCTCGCGATCCCCGCGGCCTACGCGTACTTCTCGCTGAACACGGTCCACCGCATCGCCCGCGACCTGCAGCTGCGCGACAACGTGGCCACGTCGGCCGTGGGCAGCCTGCGCAAGAACCTCGAGGCGCTCCAGTCGGCCGACGACAACGTGGTGGTGCTGATCAACATCTCGCGCGACACGGCGGAGTTGTGGCGCCAGACCGCCGATACGGCCATGATGCGGGGTGACGGCGACATCAGGATCCTCCGCGACCAGGCTCGCAGCCACGGCGCCGAGTATCGTCAGGCCGTGGCCGACGCCGAGGCGCAGTGGTCGATGCTGAAGCGGATCATCCGGCAGGAGTTCTCGAACCTGCCGTTTCCCTCGCTCGAAGCGCAGAACGAGTTCCGCAACCGCATCGTGTCGCCCGCATACAGCCGGATGGGCGAGCGGCTGAAGCCCATCGAGGACGCGGTCGACGCGGAGGCCCAGCAGCGTCTCCAGCGCGCGACCGAGCTGGCCAACACGTCGCGGAACACCACACTCATCGCCCTTGCGCTGGCCCTCGGGTGGACCATCGTCATCGGGATCCTGATGACGCGGGCGATGCTGCGGCCGATCGACGAGCTGGGGCGGGGGATGAAGATCGTGGCCGGGGGCGACTTCGAGCCCGACGTGCACATCCCCACCGAGCGCTCGGACGAGATCGGCGAGCTGGCGCGCTCGTTCTCGACCATGACGGAGCAGCTGACCGAGCTCGACCGGCTGAAGGCCGAGTTCGTGTCGGTGGCCAGCCACGAGATCAAGACGCCGCTGAGCGTGATCCGCGGCTACGTCTCGCTGCTGGCCGACGGCATCTACGGCGAGGTGAACGACCAGCAGAAGAAGACGCTGGAGGCCGTCTCCGACCAGGTGGACCGCCTCACCCGTCTCGTCCACCGCCTGCTCGACATCTCCCGTTTCGAGGCGGGGGGCGGGCGGCTGGAGCTGCGCCGCATCAACGTGCGCGACTTCCTGGACGAGCTGACCAGCGGCTTCCGCGTGCTGGCCTTCCAGAACGGGATCGACTTCACCGTGCACGTGGCCGACGACGTCCCGGTCAACATCGAGGGCGACGCCGACCGGCTGAACGAGGTGCTGGGGAACATTCTCTCCAACGCCTTCAAGTTCACCGAGCACGGCGGCCGCATCTCACTCGTGGCGGAGCGCGACGGCGCCGGCTTCCGGGTGGAGGTGCGCGACACCGGCGTGGGGATCCCGGCGGACAAGCTGCCGCGAATCTTCGAGAAGTTCTACCAGGTCGACGGGTCGGCGGCGCGCTCGGTGGGATCGGGGCTCGGCCTGGCCATCGCGCGCGAGATCGTGGAGGCCCACGGGGGCACGATCACTGCAGAGAGCGAGGTCGGAAAAGGGACGATGTTCCGGGTGACACTTCCCGAGCGGCCGCCCGCCCCGCGCGCCGCCGAGCCCCATCCCGTGGCCGTACGCCGATGA